The DNA window CACCGGCACATCGGCGACGACCGGAGTGGCTAGCGGCGCGATGCCAACCAGCAGCAAGAATGCGCGCACGAGGCGAGCCAACGTTTTGCCAGGCAGACGCTCCAACCAAGACAGCATGCCCTGCCCTCTCGTCAGGCACGCTTCGGCGGCAAAGAACGACCCATCTGCCGGAGCACCGCCTGAAGATCAGTCCACACCTCGCGCTTGGCGCTCGGTGTTCGGAGCAGGTACGCCGGGTGGAAGGTCGGCATCAGCGCGGTCTTCCCTTTGTAGAGCTTCCACTTGCCGCGCAGCCGCGTGATGCCCTCGGTGGTACCGAGCAGGCCCTGCACCGCGGTCGCGCCGAGCGCAACGATCACCTCGGGATTCAAGACCGCCATCTGGCGCTCCAGAAACGGCAGACACGCCGCCATCTCGCTGGGCTCGGGTTTACGGTTGTTCGGCGGTCGGCACTTCACGATGTTCGCGACGTAGACCTCGTCGCACGAGAAACCCATCGCCTCGATCATCTTGTCGAGCAGCTGGCCCGCCTTGCCCACGAACGGCAGCCCCTGTTCGTCCTCGTCGGCGCCCGGACCTTCGCCCACGAACATCAGCCCCGAGCCGCCGCTACCACGGGAGAACACCGTCTGCGTTCGGGTCGAGTGGAGCGGGCAGGCCACACACGCACGAACCTCGACCTGAATGACGTCGAGCTGACGCTGGCGCTCCACGGGATCGGTCACCGCCGGGCTGGGCAAGGTCCGAGAGGTAACCTCGGCGGTCCGGGACGCCGACTTCGGTTCGCCGCGGTGTGTGGGGTGGTCGCTAGCTGACGCCGCGCGCTCTGCACTCGGGCGCTCATCAGGCCGCGCACGTCGAGGCGAAGATTCGAGCTGAGCTACGGGGTCGTCGTTCGGCGCGTCGTCGCTCGCACCGCGTCGGCTCTGGGCAAGCTCGGCGCTCGCCGGCTCGAGCCCCGCGGCGCCGGTGATGCTCTGCCACTCCGCGTGCGCGCGAAGCGCCCGGG is part of the Myxococcales bacterium genome and encodes:
- a CDS encoding uracil-DNA glycosylase, translating into MPSPAVTDPVERQRQLDVIQVEVRACVACPLHSTRTQTVFSRGSGGSGLMFVGEGPGADEDEQGLPFVGKAGQLLDKMIEAMGFSCDEVYVANIVKCRPPNNRKPEPSEMAACLPFLERQMAVLNPEVIVALGATAVQGLLGTTEGITRLRGKWKLYKGKTALMPTFHPAYLLRTPSAKREVWTDLQAVLRQMGRSLPPKRA